In the Maribacter sp. MJ134 genome, one interval contains:
- the kynU gene encoding kynureninase: MEFKNTLSFAQAMDSEDALQSYRDEFLFPKVNGKDVIYFTGNSLGLQPKRTKKYIDEVMNDWASLAVEGHFYADKPWWDYHERLAEPLAKVVGAKPKEVSVMNTLTVNLHLLMVSFYRPDKKRFKIICEEKAFPSDQYMLQSQVKFHGLDPSEAIIEVKKPEGAHAWKTQNFISKIEEVGDELALVLIGGVNYYNGQVLDMEAITKAGKAAGAMVGWDLAHGVGNVALELHDWNADFAAWCSYKYMNSGPGNASGIYVHERYLNRKDIPRFEGWWGTKKETRFLMKPEFEPMENADAWQVSNAPILSIAPYLASLELFEEVGMEALIRKRDKIVAYLEFVLTEIDKEVASSFEIITPKDRGCQLSVFLHGEGKALFQYLMDNGVITDWREPNVIRLAPAPFYCSFEDMYRFGQILKNGILSKSIKN; this comes from the coding sequence ATGGAATTTAAGAACACCTTATCCTTTGCACAGGCGATGGATAGTGAAGATGCATTACAATCGTATAGGGACGAGTTTCTATTTCCAAAAGTCAATGGCAAGGATGTTATTTATTTTACTGGTAACTCTCTTGGCTTGCAGCCAAAGCGTACCAAGAAGTATATAGACGAGGTCATGAACGATTGGGCTTCACTTGCGGTAGAGGGTCATTTTTACGCTGATAAACCTTGGTGGGATTACCATGAGCGTCTAGCAGAGCCCCTAGCTAAGGTGGTAGGTGCCAAACCTAAGGAAGTATCCGTAATGAATACCCTAACGGTAAACCTACATCTCTTAATGGTATCCTTTTACAGGCCAGATAAAAAACGATTTAAGATCATATGCGAAGAAAAAGCATTTCCAAGTGATCAGTACATGCTTCAAAGTCAGGTTAAGTTTCATGGACTAGATCCGTCAGAGGCAATTATAGAGGTTAAAAAACCGGAAGGTGCACATGCTTGGAAGACCCAAAATTTTATTTCTAAAATTGAAGAGGTCGGGGATGAGTTGGCATTGGTTTTAATTGGTGGAGTAAATTATTACAACGGACAGGTTCTGGATATGGAAGCGATTACCAAGGCAGGTAAGGCCGCTGGGGCCATGGTAGGATGGGATTTGGCCCATGGCGTAGGTAATGTTGCTTTAGAATTACACGATTGGAACGCAGATTTTGCGGCATGGTGTAGTTATAAGTATATGAACAGTGGTCCAGGTAATGCTTCTGGAATTTATGTACACGAGCGCTATTTGAACAGGAAGGACATTCCACGTTTTGAAGGATGGTGGGGTACCAAAAAAGAAACACGTTTTCTTATGAAACCAGAATTTGAGCCTATGGAGAACGCAGATGCGTGGCAGGTGAGTAACGCACCTATTTTATCCATAGCACCCTATCTAGCCTCCTTAGAGCTATTTGAGGAAGTAGGTATGGAAGCGTTGATCAGGAAAAGAGATAAAATTGTGGCTTACTTGGAGTTTGTATTAACGGAAATCGATAAAGAAGTAGCCAGTTCTTTTGAAATTATAACGCCAAAGGATAGGGGATGTCAGCTGTCGGTCTTTTTACATGGTGAAGGTAAAGCGCTGTTTCAATATTTAATGGATAACGGTGTCATTACGGATTGGAGAGAACCAAATGTTATAAGATTGGCACCAGCACCTTTTTATTGTTCTTTTGAGGATATGTATAGATTCGGTCAGATTTTGAAAAATGGAATTCTTTCTAAATCAATTAAAAACTGA
- a CDS encoding MFS transporter — MKSLLLILGNARYFGPSWVFASLNILFGTWAIYIPSVKESLAINNSELGIAIFFLSLGVFSIFPFASTIINRFGVGKTTWYGVIGSSFAAMLPLLAPSYYSLMAALFIFGATNGFTDISMNTLVTEIEKKDKAKFMSASHGFFSLGGVLAGLGSFLIGPLDNPVLHMGMAVLLVLVVNLVFYRKYVSVIAAPIVKEPFSLGLFKPLMLLGIISFIAMGSEGAIVDWSGIYLKEVSIAPEALWGVGFLGFQITMTLGRFLGDQMSNVMGSVKMVALGTILAVAGYVLVLTVNTGLVIAGFALCGLGFSVMVPEIFRIGGNVKGVDSSQGVAFIAGTGYAGFLCAPPILGFLAENYSLKVCFMVLLAVALLILMATLSLKKRPS, encoded by the coding sequence TTGAAATCACTTCTCCTAATATTGGGTAATGCACGGTATTTTGGCCCCTCTTGGGTATTTGCCAGTTTAAATATTCTTTTTGGTACTTGGGCCATTTATATCCCAAGCGTAAAAGAATCGTTGGCGATAAACAATTCGGAGTTAGGAATTGCCATTTTCTTTCTGTCACTTGGCGTATTCTCCATATTTCCGTTTGCGTCAACCATAATTAATAGGTTTGGGGTAGGTAAAACAACCTGGTATGGGGTAATAGGTAGTTCGTTTGCCGCTATGTTACCTTTACTTGCACCATCCTATTATAGTTTGATGGCGGCACTATTCATTTTCGGAGCTACCAATGGTTTTACGGATATTTCTATGAATACCTTGGTCACGGAGATAGAGAAGAAAGATAAAGCGAAGTTTATGTCCGCGTCCCATGGTTTTTTCAGTCTTGGTGGGGTTTTGGCGGGTTTAGGTAGTTTTCTCATAGGACCTTTAGATAATCCTGTTTTGCATATGGGCATGGCCGTACTTCTGGTGCTTGTGGTAAATCTTGTTTTTTATAGAAAGTACGTATCCGTTATAGCAGCACCTATTGTAAAAGAGCCTTTTAGTTTAGGATTATTTAAACCGCTTATGCTTTTAGGGATAATTTCATTTATTGCTATGGGGAGTGAAGGCGCCATAGTAGATTGGAGTGGTATTTATTTAAAGGAGGTTAGCATAGCTCCGGAAGCACTCTGGGGCGTAGGATTTTTAGGGTTTCAGATAACCATGACCTTGGGGCGTTTCTTAGGTGACCAAATGAGCAACGTAATGGGCTCTGTAAAAATGGTGGCCCTGGGTACAATTTTAGCTGTAGCGGGCTATGTTCTTGTGTTAACCGTTAATACGGGTCTGGTCATAGCAGGCTTTGCTTTGTGTGGTCTTGGTTTTTCGGTAATGGTGCCAGAAATATTTAGAATAGGAGGTAATGTCAAAGGAGTGGATTCTTCCCAAGGTGTGGCTTTTATTGCAGGAACCGGTTATGCAGGTTTTCTGTGTGCTCCCCCTATTTTGGGATTTTTAGCGGAAAACTATTCACTCAAAGTCTGTTTCATGGTTCTTTTGGCAGTGGCGTTGTTAATTCTAATGGCAACTTTGAGTCTAAAAAAACGACCAAGCTAA
- a CDS encoding RNA polymerase sigma factor yields MTFIRKLCLIIINNQFKIKLDSDDPYKDVSDEDLVLKIVEKKDSMMFGVLYDRYAKMVYNKCYGFAKSQKEAEDLTQDVFLMLFVKLGSFKGRSKFSTWLYSFTYNFCVNYVNRDKGRKISDKANNIEDTEYKLSVEVTDESLLDLQVEKLKRALEMIPPEDKSLLLLKYQDGVSIKELETILEIGSSAVKMRLKRAKARVIETYNSLP; encoded by the coding sequence GTGACCTTCATAAGAAAACTGTGTCTAATCATCATAAACAACCAATTCAAAATAAAATTGGATTCTGATGACCCCTACAAGGACGTAAGTGACGAAGATCTAGTTCTTAAAATAGTTGAAAAGAAAGACTCTATGATGTTTGGAGTCTTGTACGACCGTTACGCAAAAATGGTCTATAACAAGTGTTATGGCTTTGCCAAATCCCAAAAGGAGGCAGAGGATTTAACGCAGGATGTCTTTTTAATGCTATTTGTTAAATTAGGTTCTTTTAAAGGAAGGTCTAAGTTTTCGACCTGGCTTTATTCGTTTACCTATAACTTTTGTGTAAATTATGTAAATAGGGATAAAGGAAGGAAAATTAGTGATAAGGCCAATAACATAGAGGACACCGAATATAAGTTGTCAGTTGAGGTGACGGATGAGAGTTTGTTGGACCTACAAGTAGAGAAGTTGAAAAGAGCGTTGGAAATGATACCGCCAGAGGATAAGAGTTTATTATTACTTAAATATCAAGATGGAGTATCTATTAAAGAGTTGGAGACTATCTTGGAGATAGGCAGTAGTGCGGTAAAAATGCGCTTAAAAAGAGCAAAAGCAAGAGTAATTGAAACCTATAATTCATTACCCTAG
- a CDS encoding mechanosensitive ion channel family protein translates to METVGQWKDLIFETLGSILKDIASALPGIFGAFVVLLFGWITIKIVSFIVKKILKIAKVEVLSNKVNDAKLFGDSDIKIDIAKVLLSFIKGVLWLVFIIVAADVMNLKIISSEIANLLRYLPILLSALIIFMIGLYLAKAIKNTVTTVFESMDLGGGKMLGNVLFYMIIIFVSITALNQAGIDTTIITSNFTIILGAFLFAAALALGLGSREVVGDLLLTFYTRKIYEVGDKVKIGKIEGRVEAIDNISVIVKTKSGKVVVPIKKVVNKTVEVED, encoded by the coding sequence ATGGAAACAGTAGGACAATGGAAAGATCTTATATTTGAGACATTGGGCTCAATCTTAAAGGATATTGCTTCGGCACTACCCGGCATTTTTGGCGCCTTTGTAGTGTTGTTATTCGGATGGATTACGATAAAAATAGTCTCTTTTATCGTTAAAAAAATCCTTAAAATAGCCAAGGTAGAAGTATTATCTAACAAGGTAAACGACGCAAAACTTTTCGGAGACTCTGACATAAAGATAGATATAGCCAAGGTACTCCTAAGTTTTATAAAGGGTGTGTTATGGTTGGTATTCATAATCGTTGCCGCAGATGTAATGAACTTAAAGATTATCTCCAGTGAGATAGCTAATCTATTAAGGTACCTTCCCATACTATTGTCCGCCCTCATCATTTTCATGATAGGGCTGTATTTGGCAAAAGCCATCAAGAACACGGTTACCACGGTTTTTGAGTCTATGGACTTGGGCGGTGGCAAGATGTTGGGCAACGTTCTTTTCTATATGATAATAATTTTTGTGAGTATTACCGCGCTCAATCAGGCAGGTATTGATACGACCATAATTACTAGTAATTTCACTATAATATTAGGTGCTTTTCTTTTTGCTGCTGCCTTGGCGTTAGGTCTAGGTTCTAGAGAAGTGGTGGGTGACCTGCTACTAACCTTTTATACGAGAAAAATTTATGAAGTGGGGGATAAGGTTAAAATAGGTAAAATAGAAGGTAGGGTAGAGGCTATCGATAATATTTCTGTTATTGTTAAAACTAAATCCGGTAAGGTAGTTGTTCCCATCAAAAAAGTGGTGAATAAAACCGTTGAGGTAGAAGATTAA
- a CDS encoding ClpP family protease produces the protein MSAKKGKIQEAIDEKMLEERKVFLWGMVDDDSAKHVIDRLLYLDMQNNKEIQLYINSPGGYVTSGFAMYDTIKALKSPVSTICTGLAASMGSILLSVGKKGRRFIQPHAQVMIHQPSGGARGQASNIEIQAREIIKTKELSAQILADNCGQKFDKVLKDFDRDYWMNAQESIEYGIVDGVLE, from the coding sequence ATGAGTGCTAAAAAAGGAAAAATACAAGAGGCTATAGATGAGAAAATGCTAGAAGAAAGAAAGGTATTTCTTTGGGGCATGGTAGACGATGATTCAGCAAAACATGTGATAGATAGATTGTTGTATTTGGATATGCAAAATAATAAGGAAATACAATTATACATTAATAGTCCCGGTGGTTATGTTACTTCCGGATTTGCCATGTATGATACCATTAAGGCATTGAAAAGTCCCGTTTCTACTATATGTACTGGCCTTGCGGCGTCTATGGGGTCTATCTTACTTTCTGTTGGAAAAAAAGGAAGACGTTTTATACAGCCACATGCACAGGTGATGATTCATCAACCAAGTGGAGGAGCAAGGGGACAGGCCTCTAATATAGAAATCCAGGCAAGGGAAATTATTAAGACCAAAGAGTTAAGTGCCCAAATCCTTGCGGATAATTGTGGTCAAAAATTTGATAAGGTCCTAAAGGATTTTGATAGGGATTACTGGATGAACGCCCAGGAGTCAATTGAATATGGTATTGTAGATGGTGTTCTAGAATAA